Below is a window of Culturomica massiliensis DNA.
GCATACCGGTATATAATACAGGCTTCAGGTTGGCTCTCGCAGCATAAATTGCCGCCGTATACCCGGCCGGACCTGAACCTATAATCAGACATTTTACATGTTCAATTGAATTTTCTTCTGCCATATTTCAAATTTTTATATGCAAAAATATCAATTAAAACTCATCATGTCAACTTTTAAACCAACATTTTGATCGTAGATTTTTGATTTCAGATTTAAAATGAAATGAATTGATAACAAATCAGTCTATTAAACAATTTAAAATTTACAATTCAAAAATTTACAAATTACAGGAGACATTCCTCAAGTAAACTCTGATAAAAAAAGGAAAAATTGTAAAATATCAATAGCGAATCAAAACGCCAATAAATCATCCAATTTTGCATTATTTTATTACTATTTGGAATGAAGCGATTCATGTAATTAAAATATACAAATCAATAAAAAACAATCCGAACAGAAGTCTGAAATTCTATTATGATAAATGATTATATCTATTGTAAAATACTAAAAATAAGGTGCTTGGCGGCAAAATTCAATAGTAATTTTTATTCTTATTGATAATATAAGAGTTTATAATTATATTTGTATATATACGGAGCACAAAAGTAGTACAATTTTTGTTTACATGCAAATAAATATTGAACTATTTTACAGCAAAAATGCATTACTTGAATTAATCTGAATAATTATGGGATTTTCGGAACGTTTAGAAGAGATTATTGAAGAACGCGGCATATCCAAATACAAAATTGCCAAAGCCATTGACATTTCTGCCAGTACTATCGGGAATTATATAAAAGGCAAAACCAGACCCGATCCGACGAAGTTGTCCGTACTGAGTAAATTATTAGGAGTATCCAAAAGTTGGTTGCAAACAGGAGAAGGTCCCAAATATTTATTGGAAGAACCGGAAGTCGCTTATCAGCAAACGCCAGTCGGTTTAAATGAAAAACTGGTCATCGAAAGGTTATTGAATCTACTCGACAAACAACATGAATGCATAAGGGAAAAAGATATGCAAATCACACAATTGATCCGTAAAATACCGGATGTTCCCTCACAAAACTAAACGAATGTGTAAATGCCAGAAAAACGCTATCGGTCTTTCTGGCATTTATTTTTAACGCCCGAACTGAAGATTATTCAAAAAGCTTTCGGCATCGCTATCATAATAACAAACAACAGGAGAAACAGCTTCATACGTATAAGGTACATATTCTGAAATTTGTACAGCTGCAAACTTCCGGTCGGAAGCAACCATCGCTTCCAGTTTTATACCCGTATTTACCTGCCGTTTCATATGTTTCAGATCCTCAAATCTTCTTTCCTCAATGCAATATTGTAAAGGTTGACTTTCTTTATTATCGAAATAGACCGTCGTTTTCTGTAAACGGCTACCGGTGGGCTTAAACAAATAATATTCACGCCCCATACAAAATTTGACAATACTTCCGATAATCAGGCAAACAGAAGCGGTAAAAAGAAAAGTAGAAACAGAGGAATTAGGGTCTTCTATCGAGAAACCGGCCCAGGCACACACTCCTCCGATCACAAAAGTTCCCAAAGCGATTACCGAAAATTTGTTTTGTTTGATAACTTTACGTTCGGTTACATTTTCAATATCTTCAACAATTGTTTTATATTTAGACATGACTTTATAAATTTACTTACCGGATATCGTACTCCTCCCTTTCGTTCAGTAACGACCGGGGCACAGGAATTATTTCCGGTAATACGGTTAAAAATAAGGTTGATTACAAAAATTGATAAGGATATCTACTTTTTAAATCCGAAGTTTACAAAGGGTATAAAGATAATACCCCTCCATTTTTTGCCGTGCATAGTAATCACGGAAATGAGCCTGAAAAACCTGCAAAGCCTCAAAACTGAACAACGGAGAGTTCTTCAAAAAAGCAAGCGCTTCTTTTCCCGTCAGTGTCCGGAAAGAAGAAGTACGCTTAAAAGACTGAGACCCGCCGGCCGGATTATTTTGTTGCAAAGAAAGATCGGCCACACTGTTGGTCGTAAGAATTGCCAGTAAATGCTCTACATTCTCATGATCTTCTTTGATTTCTGCAAAAACGGTATTTTCTTCTGTAATATGCTTTTCCCTCAGAGTGTCATATAGTAACACCGTTGCAAATAAGAGTAATATGTAAAATATTTTACATCGCATAAATACAGAATTTTCACCCCAAATATACAAATGTTTTACGTAATCCGGATTCGGAAAATAAAAAAAGTAATGGATATTTCAATTCTGACAGTTAAAACTGTAACGCGATCTGTTTTACAACCGTATGTATAAAGTTTAAAAATCAGAACGTTATGACAACGATAATACTTCTCATTTTTATTCTGGGTTATCTGCTTATTGCTATGGAAAGTAAAATTCACATCAACAAAGCAGCAATTGCCCTGATAATGGCTCCGTTATTATGGACATTATATACACTTGCTTCTCCGGAAACCATTATACAAGCCAATACGGCAGCCTTCCACGAATTTCTTTCAACACATCCCGATTATATTTCTTTAACCAAGGCCGAACAGGTTGTCAAGTTCATCGTAAATTCACAAATTGTCAATCAACTGGGCAATGTAGCTGAAATCTTATTTTACCTGCTGGGTGCCCTGACAATTGTCGAATTAATCGACATACATAAAGGTTTTCAAGGAATCACCGACCGTATTACAACAAACAATAAGAAAAAATTACTATGGTTAACCGGAGGAATTACGTTTTTTATGTCTTCTGTTTTAGACAATATGACTTCAGCCATCGTTATGATGACTCTTTTACAAAAAATTCTGAATACACTGCAAGACAGATGGACCTTCGGTGGCATAATTATTATCGCAGCCAATGCCGGCGGAGCCTGGACCCCGATCGGCGATGTAACGACCATCATGTTATGGATAGGTGATAACATCACCTCCGGACACATTATGCAAACTCTTTTTTTTCCGGCCCTCATTTCATTAATCATCCCGCTATGGCTCGTCTCTTTGAAACTGAAAGGAAACATTGCACATTCCGATACCCCACCTCTTTCATCCTCCGTTTCCGCCTCTCCCACTCCTAAAGAACGCAATTATATTTTAATACTCGGTATTCTCAGCTTATTGGCCGTCCCTGTATTTAAGTCACTCACTCAACTGCCTCCGTTTGCCGGAATACTGCTTGCATTAGGCATGCTTTGGGTCTATACGGAAATCATGTATAATCACCAAAAAGGACTGCCTACCCAAAATCAATACCGGATGTCTTACGTCCTGTCTAAAATAGACTTTTCATCCATTCTCTTCTTTTTAGGAATACTACTAGCAGTAGCGGCTTTGGATGCGATCGGTATTTTAAACAAACTGGCCGTATTTTCAGACAAACAAATACACAATGTATACCTTGTCAGTATTATTTTCGGTCTTCTTTCTTCGGTTATCGACAACGTTCCTTTAGTGGCAGCCTGTATGGCTATGTATCCGGTTATCAGTCCGCAATCAGCAGCGCAAATGCCGGAACCCGGCTATATGCTTAATTTTGTAAAAGACGGCACATTCTGGGAATTGATAGCTTATTGTACCGGTACCGGTGGCAGCCTTCTGATCATCGGATCAGCAGCCGGAGTCGTCGTTATGGGACTGGAAAAGATCAGCTTTATATGGTATCTGAAACACATATCCTGGTTAGCCCTCGTCGGATTTTTCAGTGGAATCGGAATCTACATATTGCAAAAAACAATATTCGGAATCTAGAATCTTTTATACCTTTGCAAAAAGCAATCAAGTATACATGGCGATTCTGACTCCAGAAATAAAAGATTTTATCCGGCAACATTTCACTGACGATACGGACAAATTATTGTTGAATGCCAAACGTTACTCACCTGTAGATGTCCCTTTTGCCGTCGATCAAATCAGAGCACGACGACAAATCAAAGAAAAGCTGCCCACCTGGTTTGCCAACCCCGATCTGCTCTTTCCGTCCCGCCTTTCTGCTGAGCAATGCTCGTCGGAAATCACTGCTCATTACAAACAGTCTTTGGTCCGGGGCCCCCGGATATGCGATCTGACGGGAGGTCTGGGTATCGATAGCTGGCAATTGTCACAACAAGCCGAAGAATTGATATATATCGAACGCTTCGCGGAATATTGCCGGGCAGCAGAACATAATTTCAAGACACTCGGCGCTACCAATATACGGATCTTAGAGGCCGATGTACGGGAAATCGTTTCCACGCTTACCGCCGATACATTTTATATTGACCCGGCAAGACGCACTGAATGCAACAGGCGGGTATTTGCCTTATCCGACTGCGAACCGGATGTATTACAATTCAAGAATATCCTTCTTCCAAAAGCCGGGCGACTCATCCTCAAAACATCGCCTATGGCCGATATTTCGGAAACTCTGAGACAACTTCCGGAAACGACCGAAGTACATATCATCGCCGTCAGAAACGAATGCAAGGAAGTTATCTTTGTACTGGAAAACACCGTAACTTTCTCGCCACGAATCCGTGTCGTCACGATAAACTATACATCGGACGGACAACAACAAGTATTTTCTTTCCCGTGGCAAAAAGAAAAAACAAGTCCATTTCAAGCGGCAGAAAAAATAGGCGATTACCTTTACGAACCGAATGCCGCTATTCTGAAAAGCGGGGCTTTCAAGCTAATCGCCACCGAATACAACATTTCAAAATTGCATTTGAACAGTCATTTATACACCTCCGGGCAAAAGATCGGGAATTTTCCGGGACGTATTTTTAAAGTAGCGAATGTACATGAATTCTCAGGCAAGAAACTGAAACAATTGGGAAAAAGCATCGGACAGGCAAATATTACGACCCGGAATTTTCCTCTGACGGTAGAAGCTATCCGAAAAAGTTCGGGCATCATCGAAGGGGGAGAAGTTTATCTATTCGCAACCACCCTCGGTAATGCCCGGAAAATCATCATCGAATGCCGGAAAATTTAGGATTGCCGATACCAGATTTTATCGGCGACAGCTCCCCATTTCTTTGAAGTATCACGGCATTTATCGGTCAAAACGTCTACGTCTTCAGGTTTCAGCATGTCTGTAGAACGGGCACCGGAGACATGTACCACTTCTTTTAAGCTGTCCGGATTGTCCAGCAAAGGACAAGGCCGCAAATGGTTTTTATTGAAAGGTTGTCTTTCCTGATAAGCTTTGAATAAAGGCGAACGCAAAGCTTCCAGCAACGACATATGCTTAATATTTACATTGGAATAATGGATAAATGCACAAGGTTCCACATCCCCGTTCGCATTAATATGGAAATAATAACGGCCTCCGGCAATGCACCCCTTCACATACTCTCCGTCATTCCAGAAATCCATGGCGAAAATAGGCTTCGTCCGGCGGAATTCCCGTACCTGGTTATACATAAATTTACGCTGTTCGGCCGTTACCATCAACTCCGGTATAGCATCCCCTCCAACCGGCATATAAGTAAAATACCATACGAATGCCGCCCCCTTCTCAATCATAAAATCAATATATTCCGAAGACCCCACAACATCCACATTTTTCCGGTGATAGCAGGTCGACATACCAAATATGAGCCGTTTCTTTTTTAATAAATCCATGGCCCGCAACACCGACTGATAAGTTCCCTTCCCCCTTCTCATATCCGTTTCTTCCTCGTAACCTTCTACACTGATAGCAGGAGCAAAATTACCGACTCTCAACATTTCATCGGCAAAAGCTTCGTCTATCAACGTCCCGTTTGTAAAAGCCAGAAAATAACAATCCGGATGTTTCTCACAAAGGCGTATAATATCGTTTTTTCTTACCAAAGGCTCTCCTCCCGAAAAAATAAACATATAAACCCCCAAGGCTTTCGCTTCCGTAATCACCCGGTCCAGGGTTTCAAAATCCATCGACATCCGGTGACCGTATTCTGCAGCCCAGCAACCTGTACATTTCAAATTACAGGCAGAAGTCGGGTCCATCAATATTGTCCAGGGTACATTGACACCGTATTTTTTACTGGTAATTTTTATAGCACTGTTTCCAATAATCGCAGCATTACATATCAGGGCTTCAAAAAGTTTTCTCCGTACATAAGGATCCCAGTCATTATAAGCTTTCATAACCAGGCGGGTCCAATTATTTTGCGGATCTTTCAAATATCCTTCCAAAGCTTCCCAGGAAGACCCATATGTTCCGTCAGAATCCAATTTCCTCATCCATTTCAAAGCTTTAGGTGCATTTTGTTCCGGATTTCTCTCCACATAATTCAGTATCTTCTTCATCGCAAAAGCTTGCATCTGTGTCTTAAAGGTCTTCATCGGCTATAAAATTATTATCGGTTATGTATTTATAAGATTTTCAATTTTTCCTATAAACGCATAACCGATAAATAAGTTTCACCGGTATTTTAAACCGGTTCGCCGGATTATTGCTTTGTTATAAATGTACGCCGTTGATCATAGCTGACATCCCCCTTTGCTTTTACATATTTCACCATGGCATCCACCAGCAATATACCTGTATTCTTTCCCCTGCCTTTTCCCACAAAATCATACGTACTATTCACATAATTACTCAATCCGATTCTATATTTCCGGGTCGTATCCGTTACTTTTTTCCCTGCGGCATCCACCAACACAACATCCACTCCTTGCCCGTCCTTATTCTTTACAATTGTATATCTTCCCTGAGAAACAAACAAATCAATCCGCCGGCGGTCCGGATCTTTTATTCCGTTAAAACGATTCAATATCAGCTCTTTTATCTCCGGTAATGTCAATTCCTGAACAACGATATGATTGGCAAAAGGCTCTATTCTGTATATCGTTTCCAGAGTAATATCTCCGGCAGGTATCGAATTATAACGTACTCCGCCGCTATTATAAAATGCGAAATCACATTTAGCAGCCGTACACATGGCATCCGTTACCATACAGGCCACGTTTTCTTTGTATTTCATTCCCTTTGATGTCGTTCCCAATTTCTCGTGAAATTCCGGACAATTCATATAATTTTCCACCATAGCGGCAATCTCGGGATCTTCGGCAAAAGAATCCAGTTTGACTGCTTTATAAGTCTTGCCCACCAATTTCTTCCCATGAAAATCAAGATATGTCAGGCCGGCATATTTAAGATTGGAACCCGTTTGACTGACCAACACATGATTGATCAAACGGGTATTCTCGATCAATGTATGGGAATGTCCGCCGATAATCACATCAAATTCAGGCATAAGCACCGCCAATATAGAGTCAGCCGTATAACCGATATGTGTCAGCCCGATCAACACATCACACTGATTTTTCAACGCTTTATTCTCTGCTGCAACTTCTTTATAATAACGAAAAGTAATATTTTCCAAATTATCCGGATTGGTAGCCGGAATATGAGATTTTGCATTCGTCTCGATCAGGCCGAGAAAACAAAATTTTATTCCGGCCTCATCGATCATCTCATAAGGTTCAGGTTGGCCCAATTCGCTATGTGCAGCCTGCACATTAGCACAAACAAGCGGAAATTGCGACTCCGCCATTCTCTGCTTCAACACAGCAGGTCCGTAATCAAAATCATGATTTCCGAAATTTCCCACCTGAAAACCGACTTTATTCATCAAGTCAAACATTGGTTTCCCCTTTTCTTTAGCATTATCTACATACACATTACCGGAAAAACGGTCTCCCCCATCCACCAGTAACACATGAGGATTCTCCGCACGTATCTGCTTTACAAAAGTGGCAAATTTCGGGAAATTTGAAAT
It encodes the following:
- a CDS encoding class I SAM-dependent methyltransferase encodes the protein MAILTPEIKDFIRQHFTDDTDKLLLNAKRYSPVDVPFAVDQIRARRQIKEKLPTWFANPDLLFPSRLSAEQCSSEITAHYKQSLVRGPRICDLTGGLGIDSWQLSQQAEELIYIERFAEYCRAAEHNFKTLGATNIRILEADVREIVSTLTADTFYIDPARRTECNRRVFALSDCEPDVLQFKNILLPKAGRLILKTSPMADISETLRQLPETTEVHIIAVRNECKEVIFVLENTVTFSPRIRVVTINYTSDGQQQVFSFPWQKEKTSPFQAAEKIGDYLYEPNAAILKSGAFKLIATEYNISKLHLNSHLYTSGQKIGNFPGRIFKVANVHEFSGKKLKQLGKSIGQANITTRNFPLTVEAIRKSSGIIEGGEVYLFATTLGNARKIIIECRKI
- a CDS encoding bifunctional metallophosphatase/5'-nucleotidase, which encodes MRFRKNYSLILLLFAVIFSSCRTEKGVTTRVVIISTNDIHAQISNFPKFATFVKQIRAENPHVLLVDGGDRFSGNVYVDNAKEKGKPMFDLMNKVGFQVGNFGNHDFDYGPAVLKQRMAESQFPLVCANVQAAHSELGQPEPYEMIDEAGIKFCFLGLIETNAKSHIPATNPDNLENITFRYYKEVAAENKALKNQCDVLIGLTHIGYTADSILAVLMPEFDVIIGGHSHTLIENTRLINHVLVSQTGSNLKYAGLTYLDFHGKKLVGKTYKAVKLDSFAEDPEIAAMVENYMNCPEFHEKLGTTSKGMKYKENVACMVTDAMCTAAKCDFAFYNSGGVRYNSIPAGDITLETIYRIEPFANHIVVQELTLPEIKELILNRFNGIKDPDRRRIDLFVSQGRYTIVKNKDGQGVDVVLVDAAGKKVTDTTRKYRIGLSNYVNSTYDFVGKGRGKNTGILLVDAMVKYVKAKGDVSYDQRRTFITKQ
- the nhaD gene encoding sodium:proton antiporter NhaD, which translates into the protein MTTIILLIFILGYLLIAMESKIHINKAAIALIMAPLLWTLYTLASPETIIQANTAAFHEFLSTHPDYISLTKAEQVVKFIVNSQIVNQLGNVAEILFYLLGALTIVELIDIHKGFQGITDRITTNNKKKLLWLTGGITFFMSSVLDNMTSAIVMMTLLQKILNTLQDRWTFGGIIIIAANAGGAWTPIGDVTTIMLWIGDNITSGHIMQTLFFPALISLIIPLWLVSLKLKGNIAHSDTPPLSSSVSASPTPKERNYILILGILSLLAVPVFKSLTQLPPFAGILLALGMLWVYTEIMYNHQKGLPTQNQYRMSYVLSKIDFSSILFFLGILLAVAALDAIGILNKLAVFSDKQIHNVYLVSIIFGLLSSVIDNVPLVAACMAMYPVISPQSAAQMPEPGYMLNFVKDGTFWELIAYCTGTGGSLLIIGSAAGVVVMGLEKISFIWYLKHISWLALVGFFSGIGIYILQKTIFGI
- a CDS encoding radical SAM protein, which produces MKTFKTQMQAFAMKKILNYVERNPEQNAPKALKWMRKLDSDGTYGSSWEALEGYLKDPQNNWTRLVMKAYNDWDPYVRRKLFEALICNAAIIGNSAIKITSKKYGVNVPWTILMDPTSACNLKCTGCWAAEYGHRMSMDFETLDRVITEAKALGVYMFIFSGGEPLVRKNDIIRLCEKHPDCYFLAFTNGTLIDEAFADEMLRVGNFAPAISVEGYEEETDMRRGKGTYQSVLRAMDLLKKKRLIFGMSTCYHRKNVDVVGSSEYIDFMIEKGAAFVWYFTYMPVGGDAIPELMVTAEQRKFMYNQVREFRRTKPIFAMDFWNDGEYVKGCIAGGRYYFHINANGDVEPCAFIHYSNVNIKHMSLLEALRSPLFKAYQERQPFNKNHLRPCPLLDNPDSLKEVVHVSGARSTDMLKPEDVDVLTDKCRDTSKKWGAVADKIWYRQS
- a CDS encoding helix-turn-helix domain-containing protein, whose translation is MGFSERLEEIIEERGISKYKIAKAIDISASTIGNYIKGKTRPDPTKLSVLSKLLGVSKSWLQTGEGPKYLLEEPEVAYQQTPVGLNEKLVIERLLNLLDKQHECIREKDMQITQLIRKIPDVPSQN